In Pseudomonas lalkuanensis, the following are encoded in one genomic region:
- a CDS encoding 2OG-Fe(II) oxygenase has translation MTQRNSPVPPGEAVPWFTSSTPSRERFTFDTAAGRYIVLCFLGSSADPTAARVLADLLARRECFDDDQAAFFGVTADPRDREQQRVRDLLPGIRFFWDMDRSICNLFGVQRENGAIRQLTYLLDPRLRVIAVLPILPGGEGHIDTLIGLLRAQEPIPPAAPALPQAPVLVVPRIFEPELCKTLIDYYDHHGGADSGYMVERDGKTVEVLKYDHKRRRDCALEDQRLCQSCMHRITMRLVPEIQKAFQFHATRMERYLVACYDASEGGHFRPHRDNTTKGTAHRRFAVSLFLNSGEYEGGQLRFPEFGGSLYSAPTGGAVVFSCSLLHEATPVTAGRRYMFLPFLYDEEARRIREENQQYLESSTEQ, from the coding sequence ATGACCCAGCGCAACTCACCCGTGCCCCCGGGCGAAGCGGTGCCCTGGTTCACCAGCAGCACCCCCAGCCGTGAACGCTTCACCTTCGATACCGCCGCCGGGCGCTACATTGTCCTGTGCTTCCTCGGCTCCTCCGCGGACCCGACGGCGGCGCGGGTGCTGGCCGACCTGCTGGCCCGCCGCGAGTGCTTCGACGACGACCAGGCGGCTTTCTTCGGGGTGACCGCCGACCCGCGCGACCGGGAACAGCAACGCGTGCGCGATCTGTTGCCGGGCATCCGTTTCTTCTGGGACATGGACCGCAGCATCTGCAACCTCTTTGGCGTGCAGCGCGAGAACGGCGCCATCCGCCAGCTGACCTACCTGCTCGACCCGCGCCTGCGGGTGATCGCCGTACTGCCGATCCTGCCCGGCGGCGAAGGCCACATCGACACCCTCATCGGCCTGCTCAGGGCCCAGGAGCCCATTCCGCCGGCCGCGCCCGCCCTGCCCCAGGCGCCGGTGCTGGTGGTGCCACGCATCTTCGAACCCGAGCTGTGCAAGACGCTGATCGACTACTACGACCATCACGGCGGCGCCGACTCGGGCTACATGGTCGAGCGCGACGGCAAGACGGTCGAGGTGCTCAAGTACGATCACAAGCGCCGCCGCGATTGCGCCCTCGAGGACCAGCGGCTTTGCCAGTCCTGCATGCACCGCATCACCATGCGGCTGGTCCCGGAGATCCAGAAGGCCTTCCAGTTCCACGCCACGCGCATGGAGCGCTACCTGGTGGCCTGCTACGACGCCTCCGAAGGCGGCCACTTCCGCCCACACCGCGACAACACCACCAAGGGCACCGCACACCGCCGCTTCGCCGTTTCCCTGTTCCTCAACAGCGGCGAATACGAAGGCGGCCAGCTGCGTTTCCCGGAGTTCGGCGGCAGCCTCTACAGCGCGCCAACCGGGGGCGCCGTGGTGTTCTCCTGTTCGCTGTTGCACGAGGCCACGCCCGTCACCGCCGGCCGCCGCTACATGTTCCTGCCCTTCCTCTACGACGAGGAAGCCCGGCGCATCCGCGAGGAAAACCAGCAGTACCTCGAAAGCTCGACTGAGCAATGA
- a CDS encoding DUF5629 family protein, whose translation MSHETLLDALLDADMLEIDDLHAWEFDLDEALVEALDADQPGDPEAQLLRVECMDGRSRREWRFTQAAVQAARFDPETGSWKLAGADGEHALRCFDAFGGDAEDDDGQE comes from the coding sequence ATGAGCCACGAGACCCTGCTGGACGCCCTGCTCGACGCCGACATGCTGGAAATCGACGACCTGCACGCCTGGGAGTTCGACCTGGACGAAGCGCTGGTGGAGGCGCTGGACGCCGACCAACCGGGTGACCCCGAGGCCCAACTGCTGCGTGTCGAATGCATGGACGGCCGCTCCCGCCGCGAATGGCGCTTCACCCAGGCTGCCGTGCAAGCCGCGCGCTTCGACCCCGAAACCGGCAGCTGGAAACTGGCCGGCGCCGACGGCGAACACGCCCTGCGCTGCTTTGATGCCTTCGGCGGCGATGCCGAGGATGACGACGGGCAGGAGTGA
- a CDS encoding helix-turn-helix domain-containing protein — translation MRKSQGVSNMLPKSDERPNVLEHVSENVRRLRRAAGLSQEALATAAGVSRRMLVGIEGGDVNVSLATLDRIAAALGVLFPDLVQQPDRPDRSRINAVAWVGAKPGSKATLLASSATRHEVELWSWSLAPGERYTAEPDAEGWREMIYVIEGELTVLHSGETHQVGAGDFLVFGSDQPYIYANEGGQLVRFMRNVLT, via the coding sequence ATGCGCAAAAGCCAGGGTGTGAGCAATATGTTGCCCAAATCCGATGAACGTCCCAACGTCCTGGAGCACGTCTCCGAGAACGTCCGCCGCCTGCGCCGTGCCGCGGGCCTCAGTCAGGAAGCCCTGGCCACGGCTGCTGGCGTCAGCCGGCGCATGCTGGTGGGCATCGAAGGCGGTGATGTGAATGTCAGTCTGGCCACGCTGGACCGCATTGCCGCCGCCCTCGGCGTGCTCTTTCCCGATCTGGTGCAGCAACCGGATCGCCCCGATCGTTCCCGTATCAATGCAGTGGCCTGGGTGGGTGCCAAGCCCGGCAGCAAGGCCACCTTGCTGGCGAGTTCAGCGACGCGCCATGAAGTGGAGCTGTGGAGCTGGTCCCTGGCGCCGGGCGAGCGCTACACGGCCGAACCGGATGCCGAAGGCTGGCGAGAGATGATCTACGTGATCGAAGGCGAACTGACCGTGCTGCACAGCGGCGAAACGCATCAGGTGGGGGCCGGGGACTTCCTGGTGTTCGGCAGCGACCAGCCCTACATCTATGCCAATGAAGGCGGACAGCTGGTGCGCTTTATGCGCAATGTCCTCACCTGA
- the rhtA gene encoding threonine/homoserine exporter RhtA, translating into MTSLSRRLASTLLPVSVLLVAMASIQSGASLAKSLFPVIGPQGTTTLRLVFAAIILTLVLRPWRARLSKESLKPLILYGLALGGMNLMFYMSLRTIPLGIAVALEFTGPLAVALFASRRAIDFVWIGLAALGLWLLLPLGKTEGHLDLTGMAYALGAGVCWALYILYGAKAGSDHGMQGAALGVLVAAIFTAPIGIAHAGVDLLRPELLPIALGVALLSTAIPYSLEMVALTRLPTQTFGTLMSIEPAFGALSGLIFLGEHLSLLQWLAIFCIILASVGCTVTAPSRQPSQPLVPAD; encoded by the coding sequence ATGACCTCGCTGTCGCGCCGCCTTGCCTCCACCCTGCTACCCGTTTCCGTCCTCCTGGTGGCGATGGCCTCTATCCAGAGCGGCGCGTCGCTCGCCAAAAGCCTGTTCCCGGTGATCGGCCCCCAGGGCACCACCACCCTGCGCCTGGTGTTCGCGGCCATCATCCTCACCCTGGTCCTGCGACCGTGGCGCGCACGCCTCAGCAAGGAATCCCTCAAGCCACTGATCCTCTACGGGCTGGCCCTGGGCGGCATGAACCTGATGTTCTACATGTCCCTGCGCACCATCCCGCTGGGCATCGCCGTCGCCCTCGAATTCACCGGCCCCCTGGCGGTGGCGCTGTTCGCTTCACGCCGTGCCATCGATTTCGTCTGGATCGGCCTGGCAGCACTGGGCCTCTGGCTCCTGCTACCACTGGGCAAGACCGAAGGTCACCTTGACCTGACGGGCATGGCCTACGCCCTCGGCGCGGGCGTCTGCTGGGCGCTGTACATCCTCTACGGCGCCAAGGCCGGCAGCGACCACGGCATGCAGGGCGCGGCCCTCGGCGTGCTGGTGGCGGCCATCTTCACGGCGCCGATCGGCATCGCCCATGCGGGCGTCGACCTGCTGCGCCCGGAACTGTTGCCCATAGCCCTGGGCGTCGCCCTGCTCTCCACCGCCATCCCCTACAGCCTGGAAATGGTCGCCCTGACCCGCCTGCCGACACAGACCTTCGGCACCCTGATGAGCATCGAGCCCGCGTTCGGCGCCCTTTCCGGGCTGATCTTCCTCGGCGAGCACCTGTCGCTGCTGCAGTGGCTGGCGATCTTCTGCATCATCCTCGCCTCCGTCGGCTGCACCGTCACGGCGCCTTCGCGCCAGCCGTCCCAGCCCCTGGTGCCAGCCGACTGA
- the epsC gene encoding serine O-acetyltransferase EpsC, with protein sequence MNRLPYVATGCQPVNWQLDQIVSDLRDARAQWRSRHGRLQDRGGRELPSRITVGHIIEALSGALFPMRLGPADLREESEDFYVGHTLDVALNALAGEVRRELSYAARHNGASGDDIACQAIEIVKGFAATLPKLRVLLDTDVLAAFQGDPAARSVDEVLICYPGVHAVIHHRLAHYFYKAGLPLLARMIAEIAHSATGIDIHPGAQIGKSFFIDHGTGVVIGETAIIGERVRIYQAVTLGAKRFPADEEGNLQKGQPRHPIVEDDVVIYAGATILGRITIGKGSTIGGNVWLTRSVPEGSNITQANLQNESGV encoded by the coding sequence ATGAACAGACTTCCCTATGTCGCCACCGGCTGCCAGCCGGTGAACTGGCAGTTGGACCAGATCGTCAGCGACTTGCGCGACGCCCGCGCCCAGTGGCGCAGCCGGCACGGCCGCCTGCAGGACCGTGGCGGCCGCGAACTGCCCTCACGCATCACCGTCGGGCATATCATCGAAGCACTGTCCGGCGCCCTCTTCCCCATGCGCCTCGGCCCGGCCGACCTGCGCGAAGAGAGCGAGGACTTCTACGTCGGCCATACCCTGGACGTGGCGCTCAACGCCCTGGCCGGTGAAGTGCGCCGCGAACTTTCCTACGCCGCACGCCACAACGGTGCCAGCGGCGACGACATCGCCTGCCAGGCCATCGAGATCGTCAAGGGCTTCGCCGCCACCCTGCCCAAGCTGCGGGTGCTGCTGGACACCGACGTGCTGGCCGCTTTCCAGGGCGACCCGGCGGCGCGCAGCGTGGATGAAGTGCTGATCTGCTATCCGGGCGTGCACGCGGTGATCCACCACCGTCTGGCCCACTACTTCTACAAGGCTGGCCTGCCGCTGCTGGCGCGGATGATCGCCGAGATCGCCCACTCGGCCACCGGCATCGATATCCACCCCGGCGCGCAGATCGGCAAGAGTTTCTTCATCGACCACGGCACCGGCGTGGTGATCGGCGAGACCGCGATCATCGGCGAACGGGTACGCATCTACCAGGCGGTGACCCTGGGTGCCAAACGCTTCCCGGCGGACGAGGAAGGCAACCTGCAGAAGGGCCAGCCGCGCCACCCTATTGTCGAGGACGACGTGGTGATTTACGCCGGCGCGACCATCCTCGGCCGCATCACCATCGGCAAGGGTTCCACCATCGGCGGTAACGTCTGGCTGACCCGCAGCGTGCCGGAAGGCAGCAACATCACCCAGGCCAACCTGCAGAACGAAAGCGGCGTTTGA
- a CDS encoding M14 family metallopeptidase produces the protein MKISSDFDSGNIEVIDASNPQQVLLAMRPDLKSHHFQWFHFKVEGMTPGQRHGFSLTNAGQSAYSHAWTGYNAAASYDQVNWFRVPSSFDDKGLHFALEPTHEQIWFAYFEPYSRARHDWLISEALDKAGAEVVAVGKSIEGREIPLLRVSRNPNAQRKVWIIAQQHPGEHMAEWYMEGVVERLSRQGDAEIDALLAKADLYLVPNMNPDGAFRGHLRTNVAGKDLNRAWQSADDTETPEVFFVQQQMRKVGVDLFLDIHGDEEIPHVFTAGCEGNPGYTPRLEALENEFRQRLVGMGAEFQTAFGYPRDEPGKANTTLACNAVGMAFDCLSFTIEMPFKDHDDNPHPRTAWNGERSKRLGKDVLSVIAAMVDKLR, from the coding sequence ATGAAAATCAGCTCGGACTTCGACAGCGGCAATATCGAAGTGATTGACGCCAGCAACCCGCAGCAGGTGCTGCTGGCCATGCGGCCGGACCTGAAGAGCCACCACTTCCAGTGGTTCCACTTCAAGGTCGAGGGCATGACCCCCGGCCAGCGCCATGGCTTCAGCCTGACCAACGCCGGGCAGTCCGCCTACAGCCACGCCTGGACCGGCTACAACGCCGCTGCGTCCTATGACCAGGTCAACTGGTTCCGCGTCCCCAGCAGTTTCGACGACAAGGGCCTGCACTTTGCCCTTGAGCCCACCCATGAACAGATCTGGTTCGCCTATTTCGAACCCTACAGCCGCGCGCGCCACGACTGGCTGATCAGTGAAGCCCTGGACAAGGCCGGCGCCGAAGTGGTGGCGGTGGGCAAGAGCATCGAGGGCCGCGAGATTCCGCTGCTGCGCGTCAGCCGCAACCCGAATGCCCAGCGCAAGGTCTGGATCATCGCCCAGCAGCACCCCGGCGAGCACATGGCCGAGTGGTACATGGAAGGGGTGGTCGAGCGCCTGTCGAGGCAGGGCGATGCCGAGATCGATGCGCTGCTGGCCAAGGCCGACCTCTACCTGGTGCCGAACATGAACCCGGACGGCGCATTCCGTGGCCACCTGCGCACCAACGTCGCCGGCAAGGACCTCAACCGCGCCTGGCAGTCGGCCGACGACACCGAGACCCCGGAGGTGTTCTTCGTCCAGCAGCAGATGCGCAAGGTGGGCGTGGACCTGTTCCTCGACATCCACGGCGACGAGGAAATTCCTCACGTGTTCACCGCCGGCTGCGAAGGCAACCCCGGTTACACGCCGCGCCTGGAAGCCCTGGAGAACGAGTTCCGCCAGCGCTTGGTGGGGATGGGAGCGGAGTTCCAGACAGCGTTCGGCTATCCCCGCGACGAACCGGGCAAGGCCAACACCACCCTGGCGTGCAACGCCGTGGGCATGGCCTTCGATTGCCTGTCCTTCACCATCGAGATGCCGTTCAAGGACCACGACGACAACCCGCACCCGCGCACTGCCTGGAACGGTGAACGTTCCAAGCGCCTGGGCAAGGATGTGCTGTCGGTGATCGCGGCGATGGTGGACAAGCTGCGCTGA
- a CDS encoding YceH family protein, with product MSTEIHAQFADAPLNAIEARLLGSLIEKQATTPESYPLTLNALVLASNQKTSREPVMNVTPGQAGQSLRNLESRGLVKLVMGSRADRWEQRVDKALEVVQPQLILIGLLLLRGPQTLGELLTRSNRMADFDDTEDVRHQLERLVGRGLAVLMPRQGGQREDRYMHLMGEPADLEALLEARASQPERGSEARAAADARIEELEARVADLEARLARLEDRGE from the coding sequence ATGTCCACCGAGATCCATGCCCAGTTCGCCGACGCTCCGCTCAACGCCATCGAGGCCCGGCTCCTCGGCAGCCTGATCGAGAAGCAAGCCACCACTCCCGAGTCCTACCCGTTGACCCTCAACGCCCTGGTATTGGCCAGCAACCAGAAGACCAGCCGCGAGCCGGTGATGAACGTCACCCCCGGCCAGGCCGGCCAGTCGCTGCGCAACCTGGAGTCGCGTGGCCTGGTGAAGCTGGTGATGGGCAGCCGCGCCGACCGCTGGGAGCAGCGCGTGGACAAGGCCCTGGAAGTGGTGCAGCCGCAGCTGATCCTCATCGGCCTGCTGCTCCTGCGCGGCCCGCAGACCCTCGGCGAGCTGCTGACCCGCAGCAATCGCATGGCCGACTTCGACGATACCGAAGACGTCCGCCACCAGCTCGAACGCCTGGTAGGCCGGGGCCTGGCAGTCCTGATGCCGCGCCAGGGCGGACAGCGCGAAGACCGCTACATGCACCTGATGGGTGAGCCGGCCGACCTCGAGGCCCTGCTGGAGGCCCGCGCCAGCCAGCCGGAGCGGGGTAGCGAGGCGCGTGCCGCCGCTGATGCCCGCATCGAAGAGCTGGAAGCACGGGTCGCCGACCTGGAAGCACGCCTGGCCCGTCTGGAAGACCGGGGCGAATAA